A single region of the bacterium genome encodes:
- a CDS encoding LLM class flavin-dependent oxidoreductase, whose translation MAEPQNESVSQEPRTRLGLRFDPRLAEGALAGERLAALLEAAPQAEAQGFDVLWIAERPTSEASLVPSALVLCASVAMRTDRLRIASGLLPLPFYHPLRVAEDAASLDGLSAGRFELGVGLGADPGALVHFGVDAEERIARFEEALDLITAAWRGPLEFSGRFFPTENVEIHPRPVQSGGPPLWIGVEAPVAQRRVAERRQGLVLRAGVSADPYLEALAPGEPSRVAFLLEANMDVPPPSRGDRAIVCCDWVLPMAPDLGPEAIAPEVERLAGRAASLRSGTGA comes from the coding sequence GTGGCTGAGCCCCAGAACGAGTCTGTCTCCCAGGAACCGCGAACCCGGCTGGGTTTGCGCTTCGATCCTCGCCTCGCGGAGGGTGCACTTGCTGGGGAGCGCCTGGCGGCGTTGCTCGAAGCCGCCCCCCAGGCCGAAGCGCAGGGCTTCGACGTCTTGTGGATCGCCGAGCGGCCCACGTCCGAGGCCTCCCTCGTGCCTTCGGCTCTGGTGCTGTGCGCTTCGGTGGCCATGCGCACCGATCGTCTGCGGATCGCCAGCGGCCTTCTGCCTCTGCCCTTCTACCATCCGCTGCGCGTGGCCGAGGATGCTGCCTCGCTGGATGGTCTCTCAGCAGGTCGGTTCGAGTTGGGCGTGGGGTTGGGGGCGGATCCGGGCGCGTTGGTGCATTTCGGTGTGGACGCGGAGGAGCGCATCGCCCGTTTCGAGGAAGCCCTGGATCTGATCACCGCTGCGTGGCGAGGGCCACTCGAGTTCTCCGGTCGCTTCTTCCCGACCGAGAACGTGGAGATCCACCCGCGGCCGGTCCAATCGGGCGGTCCTCCGCTCTGGATCGGGGTGGAGGCCCCAGTCGCGCAACGCCGGGTCGCGGAGCGCCGCCAGGGGCTCGTGCTCCGCGCTGGGGTTTCTGCCGATCCATACCTCGAAGCCCTGGCACCCGGAGAGCCATCCCGCGTGGCGTTTCTCCTGGAAGCCAACATGGATGTTCCACCGCCCTCGAGGGGGGATCGGGCGATCGTCTGTTGTGATTGGGTGCTCCCCATGGCTCCCGATCTCGGGCCCGAGGCCATCGCACCCGAGGTCGAACGGCTTGCCGGACGAGCGGCTTCGCTGCGCTCGGGAACCGGAGC
- a CDS encoding MaoC family dehydratase, giving the protein MARRIIPDIPTLKSLVGTELGVSDWIEITQERINLFAEATGDCQWIHTDLERAKRESPFGTTIAHGHLTASLAPHLLSQIIEVKGARLLVNPGIEKMRFRSPVPSGSRLRMRVTLKALRELPGGAQRATFAMRFEVEGQKRPAAFGNAMLVYYP; this is encoded by the coding sequence ATGGCCAGACGCATCATCCCCGACATACCCACCCTCAAGTCCCTCGTCGGCACCGAACTCGGCGTATCGGATTGGATCGAGATCACCCAGGAACGGATCAATCTCTTCGCCGAAGCGACCGGCGACTGCCAGTGGATCCATACCGATCTGGAGCGTGCGAAACGCGAGTCGCCTTTCGGAACGACGATCGCACACGGCCATCTCACGGCGTCCCTGGCCCCGCACCTTCTCTCGCAGATCATCGAGGTGAAGGGTGCGCGCCTGCTCGTCAACCCGGGAATCGAGAAGATGCGCTTTCGTTCCCCCGTTCCGAGTGGCTCCCGTCTGCGCATGCGCGTCACGCTGAAAGCACTCCGAGAACTCCCGGGCGGCGCCCAGCGCGCCACGTTCGCGATGCGCTTCGAGGTAGAGGGCCAGAAGCGCCCTGCCGCCTTCGGCAACGCCATGCTCGTGTACTACCCCTAG
- a CDS encoding alpha/beta hydrolase, with translation MSSATEIIGPSSHFYVSQRLRLHYVDWGNEDAPPLLLIHGGRDHARSWDPIARELRRDWHVIAPDLRGHGDSAWAIGGSYTLPDFVLDIAQLVEALELAPLTIVAHSLGGAIALHYSGVYPEKVSKLVAIEGLGPAPELAKRLAETPVHERFSRWVIAAQELAARSPRRYASIDEAAQRMQQVNSFLPPDLARHLTIHGVARNEDHTFSWKFDNYVRAFSPVRLATDDLHAMWARIECPVLLVRGMESWASDPEKDGRTGHFSDARLINVESAGHWVHHDQPEVFLEAIRAFLS, from the coding sequence ATGTCATCCGCCACCGAAATCATCGGCCCGAGCTCGCATTTCTACGTTTCCCAGCGTTTGCGGCTCCACTACGTCGATTGGGGCAACGAGGACGCGCCGCCGCTCCTCCTGATCCACGGCGGAAGGGACCATGCTCGCAGCTGGGACCCGATCGCCCGCGAGCTGCGCCGCGATTGGCATGTGATCGCTCCGGATCTGCGCGGCCATGGTGATAGTGCGTGGGCCATTGGCGGCAGTTACACCCTTCCGGATTTCGTGCTCGATATCGCTCAGCTCGTCGAGGCGCTGGAGCTGGCGCCGCTGACGATCGTGGCACATTCGTTAGGCGGAGCCATCGCACTGCACTATTCAGGCGTCTACCCCGAGAAGGTGTCGAAGTTGGTAGCCATCGAGGGCCTCGGTCCCGCGCCGGAGCTTGCGAAGCGCCTCGCCGAGACTCCGGTCCACGAGCGTTTCAGCCGTTGGGTCATCGCAGCGCAGGAACTCGCAGCGCGCAGCCCCCGCCGCTACGCCTCCATCGATGAGGCGGCCCAGCGCATGCAGCAGGTCAATTCGTTCCTGCCCCCCGATCTCGCCCGCCACTTGACGATTCATGGTGTCGCCCGGAACGAGGACCACACCTTCAGCTGGAAGTTCGACAACTACGTGCGCGCGTTCTCTCCCGTGCGGCTTGCGACCGATGACCTCCACGCCATGTGGGCCCGAATCGAATGCCCGGTGCTACTCGTGCGTGGCATGGAGAGTTGGGCGAGCGATCCCGAGAAGGACGGCCGCACCGGGCACTTCTCGGATGCGCGGCTCATCAACGTGGAATCCGCCGGCCACTGGGTCCACCATGACCAACCCGAGGTATTCCTGGAGGCCATACGCGCGTTCCTCTCGTGA